Below is a genomic region from bacterium.
CGGCAGTCCGAAGAGTCACAGAGGCATGACCGACAGTCTGTCGCGCCTCACGGGGGCGTCGGTGCTCGCAATCGACTATCGGATGCTGCCCGAACATCCCCTGATGGCGTGCCACGAAGACGCCCGCAAGGCGTACCGTTGGATACTCGAGAACGGACCCGAGGGCCGCTCGGAAGCGCGGGGCTTGTATGTGGCCGGTGACTCCGCGGGAGGCAATCTGACACTCGCGCTCAACGCCTGGATCCGGGATCGAGGGTTGCGCGCGCCAAACGCCACGGTCGCGATGGCCCCGACGACAGATGGCACCATGCGCAGCCCCAGTTGGCGCAGCAATCGCGCGAGCGATCCATTTCTGGGCCCCATGATCGGCCCGCTGATGCGCATTCCGCGACCGTTGCTGCTGGTTGGCATGGCGGCGTCCAATCGCTGTCGTCCGAACAATCCGGAAGTCTCGCCCCTGCTCGGCGAATTGTCCGGATTGCCTCCTACGTTGATCCAGGTGAGCGAGCAGGAGTTGCTCTTCGACGATGCGCGCCGCTACGCAAACAAGGCGAGCGCCGCGGGCTCGCCGGTGAGGCTCGAAGTCTGGCCCACACTGGTACACGTTTTCCAGGTCTTTTCACCGGACCTTCCCGAGGCCGATGAAGCCCTGAATTCAATCGCGAGCTTCGTACGAGAACGCATGCCCTTGGACGATTCAATCGCGATCGTGCGCGAGGTCAGCTAGGCTCGGCAGTCCCCGGCATTCACTTGTCGGCATTTCACTGCACTCGAATCGGGGGCGAGGCGGCGTTCGGACATTTCGAATCGGCACGCAGTTTGCTCGGTCGAACTCTCGGAACCATGAAGGAGATTCGCATGCGCTTGGCACTACTCATCGGCCTCATCGGGCTCCTGTCCGGCCTGCCCTCAGCAGTACTTGCAGAAGTGGATTGCGAGAAAGAAGCTCAAGAACCGCGCTGCGAGCGCTGCAAGCAGAACGGGGATCACGAACGCTGTAAGCTTCACGGGGATCACGAACGCTGTAAGCGCTGCAAGCAGACCGGGGATCACGAACGCTGCAAGCTCCACGATCGTCACAAGGGGCACGATTGCGATCACCGCCACCGATTCGACCTGGCTCTTTTCGACTGGGAATCCAACCCCGATGAGCGGCGCATCCAGGTCCTGGATCTCTTCCTGGTTTCGCTCCTGGACGCGCGCCGACACGGAACCGACAATTCGCACATCGAAGTGCTGACCGTCCCCTTCATCAAAGGCTTCGAGAGCCGGCGTTCCGCGGATCGTCGCGAATTACGCGTCCTGGATCTGCCGCTCGCCAGTCTTTTCGAGATGGAAAGAGACGGAGACGATTCGCACCTGGGAGTCCTGAATCTCCCGCTGATTGGCTCGCTCTTCAGTCAAAGAATCGAGGACGGTCACCGTCACACGAACGTGTTGTTCCTGATGCACTTCAAACGCCCCTCCCCCTGATTCGCGATGCGAATCGCGCTCAGACTTTGGAACGATCCCCCACCGGGCCGTGTACGCGTGCCGGTGTACCGAATGCGAGCGAGTGGTCGGGAATTGATCGGTTGACCAGCGAGCGAGCTCCGATCACGCAGTGGCTTCCGATCTCGACACCTTTCATTACAAAGACATCCGAGCTGATCCAGGTGTGAGCTCCGATGCGGATGGCGGCCGTCTGCTCCGGGTTCGCATCGTCGAGCGCGTGTTGATCTGAATCGAGCACCCGACTCCCGGGGCCGATCCAGGCGTTCTCGCCGATTTCCATGCGCTTCTTGGCGCTCAGATGGCACGCGTGCAACCAGCCGCGCGGAGCGATCAAGAGTTGAGCATTGTCGAAGGCGCGCAGATGCATGGTTCCCAGATCCGTGTAGAGCCAGGTGTCTTCACCGATATCGATCTCTCCGCCTTCTCCGATCCTGAAGCGAACTGCGTGGCGGCGGCGCTCGGTAACGACACCCTTGCCGATGCGCAGCCGGGCGCCGGGCGCGAGTTCGAACTCGGCCTGCACCAGATTGGTGCTCGCCTCGGGATGGATTTCGAGACCTGGATGCAGCTGCATCAATCGCCGCAGGCGAAAGCGATCCCACGCTTGAAGCAGCGGCCAGTAGATCCGGAACCAGAGACGTCGCATACCTTTCATGATACGCCCCCACGCCGTTCGTGCCGATCTGGCGGAGTACGACGGACGGCGAAAAGACCTGCAATGAGGCTGAGACGAAGGCTCAGCCGGGAGTGCGCTCAAACGCGGCGAGTCCGTCCGGTACGTGGTGAAAACTCTGCTTGTCGCACGTATAGATCGCCATCTGCGGCGCACCAAAGACGCCTGGATCGTCCAGCGT
It encodes:
- a CDS encoding alpha/beta hydrolase, producing MWIGLIVLLLCAGVVALVLVLLDSSDHSQHDRPRHELIKPAHAISPQHQDVVKTLGVFHETAPSPRDVAAQRLHTEELFGREVESQVTPVDVDGVAAEWVQAEGSRSEQRLLYLHGGAFRVGSPKSHRGMTDSLSRLTGASVLAIDYRMLPEHPLMACHEDARKAYRWILENGPEGRSEARGLYVAGDSAGGNLTLALNAWIRDRGLRAPNATVAMAPTTDGTMRSPSWRSNRASDPFLGPMIGPLMRIPRPLLLVGMAASNRCRPNNPEVSPLLGELSGLPPTLIQVSEQELLFDDARRYANKASAAGSPVRLEVWPTLVHVFQVFSPDLPEADEALNSIASFVRERMPLDDSIAIVREVS